TGGGCAGCCATTTTCAGGGCGTCGTGGGCATGAAAGCCGATTTCGGTGCCGCCCTGCGAAGCCGCCCGTATGGAGCGCAAAAAGAACGCGATGCCGCAGGCGCACAGGGCCGTGGCCGAGGTCATCAGCTCCTCGTTGATGCGGATGCTCACGCCCACCGTATCGAACAGGCGCTCTACCAGGGCCAGGTCTTCGTCGGTGGCCTCGTCGGCTGCCACGCACGTCATCGATTGGCCGATGGCAATGGCCGTGTTGGGCATGGCGCGCACCACCCGCACCGCCCGCCCCAGGTGCTGGCGGATGTCGGCGCAGCTCACCCCCGATACCACCGAAATCAGCAGCGGCTGCCGGCTTTGCAAGGCCGGGGCTATTTCATCGAGCAGCTTATTCAGCTGCTGCGGCAGCACGGCCAGCACCACGATATCGGCGCCCTGCACGGCCCCTAGGTTGTCGGCGGTGGTGGCGTAGCCGGCAGCGGCCAGCGGGGCCAGGGCAGCGGTGTTGCGGCGCGTGAGGGTAATGTTGCCGGGCGCAGCCATACCGGCTTTCACAAGGCCTTTGGCCAGCGAAAGGCCGATGTTGCCGCTGCCCAGAATGGCAATGTTGGGGTTGGTGCTGTTCATGCAGGAGTAAAGCCGTTACGGGTGCCGCCGATGGCAACGGGCCCACAACAGCGCGGGCTCCCGGTAAAAATGCAGCCCGGCCGCCGAAGGTTGCAGCCCGGCCCGGGCTTTGCGGTGCAATCTTAATACTGCCGTAACGTGCAAGCGCGCTCCGTGCCAGACCTTTGCCGCGAGGATTGCCCGCTTCTGAGCTGCGGGCATAGCCTATACTGAAAAGCCCCGGCGCCCGGCGCCGGGGCTTTGCGTTGGGGGCCGGGCTAGCTCGCCGGTTCGCTTTGGCGCAACGCCGTGCAGGCGGGTATCCAGGCATCGGCCTGGCACTCGGGGCAAATGGCTGCGGCGCCGCGCGCTAGGTGCTGCACGTAGCCGCACCGGCAGCAAGCATGCAGGCCCGTTTTTTCGATGCGTTTGCGCTCCTGCC
The sequence above is drawn from the Hymenobacter sp. YIM 151858-1 genome and encodes:
- the proC gene encoding pyrroline-5-carboxylate reductase codes for the protein MNSTNPNIAILGSGNIGLSLAKGLVKAGMAAPGNITLTRRNTAALAPLAAAGYATTADNLGAVQGADIVVLAVLPQQLNKLLDEIAPALQSRQPLLISVVSGVSCADIRQHLGRAVRVVRAMPNTAIAIGQSMTCVAADEATDEDLALVERLFDTVGVSIRINEELMTSATALCACGIAFFLRSIRAASQGGTEIGFHAHDALKMAAQTAKGAADLLLQLASHPEQEIDKVTSPKGCTIAGLNEMEHQGFSSAMIKGIKVSAEKAGKLYKEG